In Streptomyces sp. NBC_00448, the following are encoded in one genomic region:
- a CDS encoding FAD-linked oxidase C-terminal domain-containing protein, with product MSSTRWTVHAALPHPAGASSAARASGLAGRLRAAVGAAKVLTDPAQLRTYECDGLATVRVRPSVVVLAERREDVVAAVRLCAEAGVPFVARGSGTGLSGGAVPVADGVLIVLSRLRAVRSVDPDNARVVVEPGVINLWVTREAAPYGQAYAPDPSSQQVCSIGGNVAENAGGAHCLKYGFTVNHVMGAEVVLPDGEVVHLGGTAPEHPGFDLLGAFVGSEGTLGIATEVTVRTVQAPESVQTMLVGFHSVADAAGTVSDIIAEGILPAAVEMMDALAIEAAEAAVRCGYPRGAVAVLVIELDGPRVEVDEQFRQVERIATARHAFETRIARDAEERALMWKGRKSAFAAVGRISPAYYVQDGVIPRTKLPEVLDEVRRLADAAGIRVANVFHAGDGNLHPLILFDDKVEGAAHAAEQLGFAILDLCVASGGSITGEHGVGVEKKSKMTTQFSADDLDTMHRLRCAFDPAGLANPGKQFPTPRLCGERPGVRTAAEDEGRDAALGEVF from the coding sequence GTGTCGTCAACTCGCTGGACCGTCCACGCCGCCCTCCCGCACCCGGCGGGCGCATCGAGCGCCGCGCGGGCGAGCGGGCTCGCCGGCCGGCTCCGTGCCGCCGTCGGCGCCGCGAAGGTGCTGACCGACCCCGCCCAACTGCGCACCTACGAATGCGACGGGCTGGCCACCGTACGGGTCCGTCCCTCGGTCGTGGTGCTCGCCGAGCGGCGCGAGGACGTCGTCGCGGCGGTACGGCTGTGCGCCGAGGCGGGCGTGCCGTTCGTCGCACGCGGCTCGGGCACCGGGCTGTCCGGGGGCGCGGTGCCGGTGGCCGACGGCGTCCTCATCGTGCTCTCCCGGCTGCGGGCCGTACGCTCCGTCGACCCCGACAACGCCCGGGTGGTGGTCGAACCCGGCGTGATCAACCTGTGGGTGACCCGCGAGGCCGCGCCGTACGGCCAGGCGTACGCGCCCGATCCGTCCTCCCAGCAGGTCTGCTCGATCGGCGGCAACGTCGCGGAGAACGCCGGGGGCGCGCACTGCCTGAAGTACGGCTTCACCGTCAACCACGTCATGGGCGCCGAAGTGGTGCTGCCCGACGGGGAGGTGGTGCACCTCGGCGGCACCGCCCCCGAGCACCCCGGCTTCGATCTGCTGGGCGCCTTCGTCGGCAGTGAGGGCACCCTCGGTATCGCGACCGAGGTCACCGTCCGCACCGTCCAGGCGCCGGAGTCGGTGCAGACCATGCTGGTCGGCTTCCACAGCGTCGCGGACGCGGCCGGCACCGTCAGCGACATCATCGCCGAGGGCATCCTGCCGGCGGCCGTGGAGATGATGGACGCCCTCGCGATCGAGGCCGCCGAGGCGGCGGTGCGCTGCGGTTATCCGCGCGGCGCGGTCGCCGTCCTCGTCATCGAACTCGACGGCCCCCGGGTGGAGGTGGACGAGCAGTTCCGCCAGGTCGAACGGATCGCCACCGCCCGGCACGCCTTCGAGACCCGCATCGCCCGGGACGCGGAGGAACGCGCGCTGATGTGGAAGGGCCGCAAGTCCGCGTTCGCCGCGGTCGGCCGGATCAGTCCCGCGTACTACGTGCAGGACGGCGTGATCCCGCGCACCAAGCTCCCCGAAGTCCTCGACGAGGTGAGGAGGTTGGCGGACGCGGCGGGCATCCGCGTGGCGAACGTCTTCCATGCCGGCGACGGGAACCTGCACCCGCTGATCCTCTTCGACGACAAGGTCGAGGGCGCCGCACACGCCGCCGAGCAGCTAGGGTTCGCCATCCTCGACCTGTGCGTGGCCTCCGGCGGGTCGATCACCGGCGAGCACGGCGTCGGGGTGGAGAAGAAGTCCAAGATGACCACACAGTTCAGCGCGGACGACCTCGACACCATGCACCGGCTGCGCTGCGCCTTCGACCCGGCCGGGCTGGCCAATCCCGGCAAGCAGTTCCCCACCCCGCGGCTGTGCGGGGAACGGCCGGGGGTACGGACGGCGGCCGAGGACGAGGGCCGTGACGCGGCGCTGGGCGAGGTGTTCTGA